In the genome of Fulvivirga maritima, one region contains:
- a CDS encoding ATP-binding protein translates to MTKGKEQFGVETRLRRFLKTLATYLIYFVIALGLIVLAGWSFDLEFIKRPITGLVAMNPLTALCFVICGAALCLERKKVITRILVSALILISVVHIVLYFTDCPIQVDKLLFHKSLLIEGEGKISNRMAVNTALCFLLSGIIIGGKSLKLKSAYYQVLAVILFYFANFSLVGYAYGVKEFYGLLTYFPMAVHTAVGFAAVALAILFKSGDRGIVRDITTSLSGGKIARVIMPLSIGLTFLAGLMSQVLNILYGASEELGVAIASLLIIVVNTAFIWLAIVKINNKDRAHRKAESKNRLTYSLLRSSIDSLNDITIVSIDKNFRCLSYNEGFAQSMKAIYGTEVALGQPLWAAVTVPEHREILKEKCTAVLAGQTITEEKYLKSEDKWYELRYRAIYDHNNDIVGVTLLSSNATYRKLKEAQLESANRELEAFSYTVAHDLRAPLRIIDGYISMLKEDLVDLDDESQRLMDVVSNNAIKMGVLIDELLNFAKLGRKDIHLRPINTWKVVEEVFSEQMSVAENKNIDVKLGNIEDMKGDPGLIKQVFSNLISNALKYSKKKSEIIIEVNSFRNDEEITYYVKDNGVGFNMDYAGKLFGVFQRLHKESEFEGTGVGLATVNRIIKKHGGKIWAESEIDKGTTFYFTIPTEVKNVKETWTLN, encoded by the coding sequence ATGACTAAAGGGAAAGAACAATTTGGAGTTGAAACGCGGTTAAGGCGGTTTTTAAAGACTCTAGCTACTTATCTTATATATTTTGTTATTGCTCTGGGGCTCATAGTACTTGCAGGCTGGAGTTTTGATTTGGAGTTTATAAAAAGACCTATTACTGGCCTGGTGGCTATGAATCCGCTCACAGCACTGTGTTTTGTTATTTGCGGAGCGGCACTTTGTCTGGAGCGTAAAAAAGTCATCACTCGTATCCTGGTCTCTGCTTTGATACTTATTTCGGTAGTTCATATTGTTTTGTATTTCACAGATTGTCCTATCCAAGTAGATAAACTTCTTTTTCATAAAAGCTTGCTAATAGAAGGAGAGGGTAAGATATCTAACAGAATGGCAGTAAATACTGCGCTTTGTTTTTTGCTCAGTGGGATAATAATTGGTGGAAAAAGCCTTAAACTCAAGAGTGCATACTATCAAGTGCTTGCGGTAATACTCTTTTACTTTGCTAATTTTTCATTGGTTGGCTATGCCTACGGGGTGAAGGAGTTTTATGGTTTGTTAACCTATTTTCCTATGGCGGTACATACTGCTGTTGGCTTTGCAGCTGTAGCTTTAGCTATTCTTTTTAAATCTGGTGATAGAGGTATAGTTAGAGATATAACCACTTCATTATCTGGCGGTAAAATAGCTAGGGTTATTATGCCATTATCCATTGGTCTTACCTTTTTGGCCGGACTAATGTCGCAGGTACTTAATATACTTTATGGAGCATCTGAAGAGCTAGGCGTAGCCATAGCTTCATTACTTATTATAGTGGTGAATACGGCTTTTATTTGGTTAGCCATTGTGAAAATAAACAATAAAGACAGAGCTCATAGAAAAGCTGAATCTAAGAATAGGTTGACTTATTCTTTATTAAGATCTAGTATTGATAGCCTTAATGATATAACTATAGTTTCTATAGATAAGAATTTTAGATGTTTAAGTTATAATGAAGGCTTTGCTCAGTCTATGAAGGCTATTTATGGTACTGAAGTAGCACTAGGTCAACCCTTGTGGGCTGCAGTTACTGTTCCTGAACACCGCGAAATACTAAAGGAAAAATGTACGGCTGTATTGGCAGGACAAACCATAACAGAAGAGAAATATCTTAAATCAGAAGATAAGTGGTATGAGCTGAGGTATAGGGCTATTTATGACCATAATAATGATATTGTAGGGGTAACCTTACTTTCTTCTAATGCTACTTATCGTAAATTAAAAGAGGCTCAGCTAGAAAGTGCCAATCGTGAGTTAGAGGCATTTTCATATACAGTAGCTCATGATTTGCGAGCACCGCTCAGAATTATTGATGGCTATATTTCTATGCTCAAAGAAGACCTGGTGGATTTAGATGATGAGAGTCAGAGGCTTATGGATGTGGTGTCTAACAATGCTATAAAAATGGGTGTGCTAATAGATGAGTTGCTCAATTTTGCTAAGCTGGGCAGGAAAGATATTCACCTGAGGCCTATTAATACCTGGAAAGTGGTGGAGGAGGTGTTCTCTGAACAGATGAGTGTGGCCGAAAATAAAAATATAGATGTTAAGCTAGGAAATATAGAGGATATGAAAGGTGATCCTGGATTGATAAAACAAGTATTTTCTAATCTAATATCTAATGCATTAAAATATTCTAAGAAAAAATCCGAAATAATTATTGAGGTGAATTCGTTTAGAAATGACGAGGAAATTACGTATTATGTAAAGGATAATGGAGTTGGGTTCAATATGGACTATGCCGGCAAACTCTTTGGTGTATTCCAGAGGTTACATAAAGAGAGCGAATTTGAAGGTACCGGGGTGGGATTAGCTACTGTAAATAGAATTATAAAAAAACACGGAGGTAAAATATGGGCAGAGTCTGAAATAGATAAGGGAACAACCTTCTATTTCACGATACCCACCGAGGTAAAAAACGTTAAAGAAACATGGACACTGAACTAG
- a CDS encoding SRPBCC family protein, translating to MKVYNLTSTQTLNISLLKAWDFFSSPKNLKEITPSHMGFDIKYISGGDRMYPGQIIKYIVNVLPGVPVKWTTEITHVSEPNFFVDEQRFGPYAMWHHQHHFKEVPEGVLMTDIVNYAIPYGFIGRLANWLFVEKQVKKIFAHRYQVLEDYFNHKPQTV from the coding sequence ATGAAGGTATATAACTTAACCAGTACTCAAACTTTAAATATATCGCTTTTAAAAGCCTGGGACTTTTTTTCATCACCCAAAAACCTGAAAGAAATTACCCCTTCACACATGGGTTTTGACATTAAATATATTTCGGGTGGAGACCGCATGTATCCTGGCCAGATCATCAAATATATTGTGAACGTTTTGCCCGGAGTACCTGTTAAATGGACAACAGAAATTACTCATGTGAGTGAGCCTAACTTTTTTGTAGATGAGCAACGGTTTGGCCCTTATGCCATGTGGCATCATCAGCACCATTTTAAGGAAGTACCTGAAGGAGTACTGATGACTGACATAGTTAACTATGCCATTCCCTATGGTTTTATAGGCAGGCTGGCAAACTGGCTCTTTGTAGAAAAACAGGTAAAGAAAATATTTGCTCATCGATACCAGGTATTAGAAGATTATTTTAACCATAAACCTCAAACTGTATAG
- a CDS encoding lycopene cyclase domain-containing protein, translating into MSDRWLYLMLDLGAISIPFVCSFYPKANFSNTWKALIPAILLPAVIFIFWDILFTHWGFWGFNPRYLTGFKLSNLPIEEWLFFLCIPYACVFTYFSICYLVKNNPLERYEKVISWVLIIGLSLTGFWNLSLSYTAVTFISLAFFLLAYTVIIKKSLAYFYLTFLIILIPFFLINGVLTGTGIEGEVVWYNNHENIGIRMLTIPVEDTFYGMLLLIMNVTLYDRLRITSLSSDVR; encoded by the coding sequence ATGAGTGACCGCTGGCTCTACCTCATGCTAGACCTTGGGGCTATAAGCATACCTTTTGTTTGTAGTTTTTACCCTAAAGCTAATTTCTCTAACACCTGGAAAGCACTTATCCCTGCTATCTTACTGCCTGCTGTTATTTTTATATTTTGGGATATTCTTTTTACTCACTGGGGCTTTTGGGGTTTTAACCCAAGGTACCTGACAGGATTTAAGCTATCCAATTTACCTATTGAAGAATGGCTGTTTTTCCTGTGCATACCTTACGCCTGTGTTTTTACCTATTTTTCTATTTGTTATCTGGTAAAAAACAACCCCTTGGAAAGATATGAAAAAGTGATCTCCTGGGTATTGATAATAGGACTATCCTTAACAGGTTTTTGGAATTTATCACTATCCTACACGGCAGTAACTTTTATCAGTTTAGCTTTTTTCTTACTAGCTTATACCGTAATTATTAAAAAATCTCTTGCTTATTTTTATCTCACTTTTCTCATCATTCTCATCCCCTTCTTCCTCATTAATGGAGTGCTTACAGGCACAGGTATAGAAGGTGAAGTGGTCTGGTATAACAATCATGAGAACATAGGAATCAGAATGTTAACCATACCGGTAGAAGACACCTTCTATGGCATGCTACTTTTAATCATGAATGTTACTCTATATGATAGGTTAAGAATTACCTCCCTGAGTAGTGATGTAAGATAA
- a CDS encoding SDR family oxidoreductase: MLAPKWLKSRCQPIGIRNVMEYLAGIADKKEAFDQVFDIGGPDILTYKEMLYAYAKARKLKRHIQTVPVLTPKLSSLWLYFVTSTSYPLARNLVDSMKHDVVVQHEGIDKIVPLKKYTYQETLEMAFSRISQKNVISSWTDAVSSHKMKENFMDFIDIPKHGCFHDVREIEFTRSVDQVQENLWAIGGTTGWYFGNFLWKIRGFLDKLVGGVGLRRGRRSQNDLKAGDALDFWRVLLANEKERRLLLYAEMKLPGEAWLEFRIKENGGAYKLIQKATFRPLGIWGRLYWYSVLPFHFLIFPKMAKNIVNS; the protein is encoded by the coding sequence ATGCTGGCTCCCAAATGGCTTAAGAGCAGGTGCCAGCCCATAGGCATAAGAAATGTTATGGAATACCTGGCGGGCATAGCTGATAAAAAAGAGGCCTTTGATCAGGTGTTTGATATCGGTGGTCCGGATATACTCACCTACAAAGAAATGCTTTATGCATACGCCAAAGCCCGTAAGCTTAAGCGGCATATACAAACCGTGCCTGTGCTCACGCCTAAGCTATCATCTCTTTGGCTGTACTTCGTTACCTCTACCTCATACCCACTAGCCAGAAACCTGGTAGACAGCATGAAGCACGACGTGGTGGTGCAGCACGAGGGCATTGATAAAATAGTGCCTTTGAAAAAATACACCTACCAGGAGACGCTAGAAATGGCTTTTAGCCGCATTAGTCAGAAGAATGTAATTTCCAGCTGGACTGACGCCGTTTCAAGCCATAAAATGAAAGAAAATTTCATGGACTTCATAGATATACCCAAGCATGGGTGTTTTCATGATGTAAGAGAAATTGAGTTTACCAGGTCTGTTGATCAGGTGCAAGAAAACTTATGGGCCATAGGTGGTACCACTGGCTGGTACTTCGGTAATTTCCTGTGGAAAATAAGGGGTTTTCTAGACAAGCTGGTAGGTGGTGTAGGCCTCCGTAGAGGCAGAAGAAGTCAGAATGACCTAAAAGCTGGCGATGCACTGGATTTCTGGCGCGTGCTACTCGCTAATGAGAAAGAAAGAAGACTACTGCTATATGCAGAGATGAAGCTCCCGGGAGAAGCCTGGCTGGAGTTCAGGATTAAGGAAAATGGCGGTGCCTATAAACTAATACAAAAAGCCACTTTCAGACCACTGGGTATCTGGGGCAGACTCTATTGGTATAGTGTACTCCCTTTCCATTTTTTGATTTTCCCTAAAATGGCCAAAAACATAGTAAACAGCTAA
- a CDS encoding response regulator, giving the protein MDTELVELLLIEDNHHEAELTIRNLKKSKLANNMLHIDDGEEALDFMFNEGQYSFNEGKVFNPKLILLDLKLPKISGIEILRKIKKDPRTQNIPVVILTSSNEVPDIDTCYNEGANSYIVKPVNFNDFSKLIGDLGMYWIITNKQPNPAMEI; this is encoded by the coding sequence ATGGACACTGAACTAGTTGAACTTTTGCTTATTGAAGATAATCATCATGAGGCAGAACTGACCATTCGTAACCTTAAGAAGTCTAAATTGGCCAATAATATGTTGCATATTGATGACGGCGAAGAGGCACTTGATTTTATGTTTAATGAAGGTCAATATTCATTTAATGAGGGGAAGGTCTTTAATCCGAAGCTAATCTTATTAGATCTTAAACTACCCAAAATCAGCGGAATTGAGATTTTAAGAAAGATCAAAAAAGACCCTCGAACACAAAATATACCTGTAGTTATTTTAACTTCTTCTAACGAGGTGCCAGATATAGATACCTGCTATAATGAAGGGGCCAATAGCTATATTGTAAAACCTGTTAATTTTAATGATTTCTCTAAATTAATAGGAGATTTAGGTATGTACTGGATTATCACCAATAAACAGCCTAATCCTGCCATGGAAATTTAA
- a CDS encoding NAD(P)H-binding protein: protein MKILLTGATGYIGRRLLPILVNDGHQVVCMVRDQRRFDWDDFDDDFLSHVEVMEADLSNPESLAKIPNDIDIAYYLVHSMTSSYSDFSQKEKETAINFAQAIKDTNTRQIIYLSGITNAEDLSEHLKSRKM, encoded by the coding sequence ATGAAAATACTGCTCACCGGCGCTACAGGCTACATCGGCCGCAGGTTACTGCCTATCTTGGTAAATGACGGACATCAAGTGGTGTGCATGGTGAGAGACCAGAGACGGTTTGATTGGGATGACTTTGATGATGATTTTCTTTCTCATGTAGAAGTGATGGAAGCAGACCTCTCCAACCCGGAGTCTTTGGCTAAAATCCCTAATGACATAGATATTGCTTATTATCTGGTGCATTCTATGACCAGCTCATATTCAGATTTTTCGCAGAAAGAAAAGGAAACAGCCATCAACTTTGCCCAGGCTATTAAGGATACCAATACGCGCCAGATCATTTATCTGAGTGGTATTACTAATGCCGAAGACCTCTCCGAGCATCTAAAATCGAGAAAAATGTAG
- a CDS encoding cellulase family glycosylhydrolase, with protein sequence MTKTNKYFSSLYLAKFLFIFFLSSGLINNVFGQAPLTVSGNRILSGGVETSFAGNSFFWSNTGWGAERFYNANCVAWLKNDWGSTIVRAAMGVEEDGGYISDPTGNKNRVKAVVDAAIDEGIYVIIDWHSHHAENYQSQAISFFQEMATEYGNTPNVIYEVYNEPLGGASWSGQVKPYAEAVIAAIRAIDPDNLIMVGSPNWSQDVDVASQDPITGYDNIAYSLHFYAGSHGQFLRNKATTAMNNGIAIMVTEWGSVNADGNGGVNQSESNAWMDFLEANNISHCNWSVHDKQEGASILQPGASSNGGWSSSDLTASGTFVRNIIQNWESVTGGGGNEEGNSAPTAVISTSTTSGDAPLTVDFDGSGSSDPDGDNLTYSWDFGDGNTASGVSTTHIYSSNGTYTASLTVNDGEGHSNSASVSISVGTAGTGCTFNTPKAVALPSKQNAYSNVHVSAGGPDLSNIADLTINWDLPNNGLYQFSIRTNNGSPDWWNDLMPKATHTFNQSQPALTLSNTGFPGLDGEYWVNFDGDNFVMVSKTGNFYIYFSNDASTPACPAAETIASNYSNAGSRTDEIIYPNPSDSRFQIKVSTPDKVQTMNLYDSNGQLVRSYAEKNIQSSMEIGDELPKGLYILKVNYSETSKSYKLIKK encoded by the coding sequence ATGACAAAAACCAACAAGTACTTTTCTAGTCTATACTTGGCAAAATTTCTCTTTATTTTTTTCTTATCTTCTGGTTTGATCAATAATGTATTTGGTCAGGCACCTTTAACGGTAAGTGGGAATAGAATATTGAGTGGAGGCGTAGAAACAAGCTTTGCTGGTAACAGTTTTTTCTGGAGCAACACCGGTTGGGGAGCCGAAAGGTTCTATAATGCTAACTGCGTAGCGTGGCTTAAAAACGATTGGGGATCTACCATAGTGAGAGCAGCCATGGGTGTAGAGGAAGATGGAGGCTACATCTCTGATCCTACAGGAAATAAAAACAGAGTAAAAGCAGTAGTAGATGCTGCTATTGATGAGGGCATTTATGTAATCATAGACTGGCACTCTCACCACGCAGAAAATTATCAATCGCAAGCCATTAGCTTCTTTCAGGAAATGGCTACCGAATATGGTAATACTCCTAACGTGATCTATGAGGTATACAATGAGCCTCTGGGCGGCGCATCATGGAGCGGACAGGTGAAACCCTATGCCGAAGCTGTAATTGCGGCTATTAGAGCAATAGACCCTGACAACCTGATAATGGTAGGCTCTCCTAATTGGTCTCAGGACGTAGACGTAGCTTCTCAGGACCCTATTACGGGTTATGATAACATTGCTTACTCACTGCACTTTTATGCAGGTTCTCACGGACAGTTTTTGAGAAACAAAGCCACCACTGCCATGAATAATGGTATAGCTATAATGGTTACTGAATGGGGCTCTGTTAATGCTGATGGTAACGGAGGCGTAAATCAGAGTGAAAGTAATGCCTGGATGGACTTTTTAGAAGCCAACAACATCTCTCACTGTAACTGGTCAGTGCATGACAAGCAAGAAGGAGCTTCTATTTTACAACCCGGAGCCAGTAGCAATGGCGGCTGGAGCTCTAGTGACCTTACCGCTTCTGGTACGTTTGTGAGAAACATAATTCAAAATTGGGAAAGCGTTACTGGTGGTGGAGGTAATGAAGAAGGAAACTCTGCACCTACAGCTGTAATAAGCACCAGCACTACTTCTGGAGATGCTCCTCTTACCGTTGATTTTGATGGATCCGGATCTTCTGATCCTGATGGAGATAACCTAACTTATAGCTGGGATTTTGGAGATGGAAATACCGCTTCTGGTGTTAGCACCACTCATATTTACAGCAGTAATGGCACTTATACAGCTTCTTTAACCGTAAATGATGGTGAAGGACATAGTAACAGTGCTTCAGTAAGTATTTCTGTAGGTACGGCTGGTACAGGATGCACTTTTAACACTCCTAAAGCAGTGGCTCTGCCTTCTAAACAAAATGCTTATTCTAATGTGCATGTGTCTGCTGGTGGCCCAGACTTAAGTAATATTGCTGACCTGACCATTAACTGGGATCTTCCTAACAATGGTTTGTATCAGTTCTCTATCAGAACTAATAACGGCTCACCTGACTGGTGGAATGACCTTATGCCTAAGGCCACACATACCTTCAATCAATCACAACCAGCACTAACACTTTCTAACACTGGCTTCCCCGGTTTAGATGGCGAGTATTGGGTGAATTTTGATGGTGATAACTTCGTAATGGTAAGCAAAACAGGTAATTTCTACATCTATTTCTCTAATGATGCCAGCACTCCGGCTTGCCCGGCTGCAGAAACTATAGCAAGCAACTATAGTAATGCAGGCAGCAGAACAGATGAGATCATCTACCCTAACCCGAGTGACTCAAGGTTCCAGATTAAAGTAAGCACTCCTGATAAAGTGCAAACCATGAACCTGTATGATAGCAACGGTCAGCTAGTTCGTTCTTATGCTGAGAAAAATATACAATCATCTATGGAAATTGGCGACGAGCTTCCTAAGGGATTATATATCTTAAAAGTGAATTATAGCGAAACAAGTAAATCTTACAAGCTTATTAAAAAATAA
- a CDS encoding BCCT family transporter, protein MSQTNTRSDQKEFLGIKANGPVFVTSLVIILGLVLTTIIVGKPMEKWFNNTQNYIADHVGWFFILLVNGLLIFSLFLGFGKFKNIRIGGPDAKPEFSTLGWFSMLFSAGMGIGLLFWSVSEPIFHFNSNPFLKNPENKVAAAKEAMGITFLHWGVHAWALYAIIGLALAFFTFNKKLPLTIRSVFHPLFGDKIHGPIGDIIDIISVIATLFGLATSLGLGVKQVNAGLEYLFGVENSEMVQVILIVVITFFATLSLILGIDKGIRKLSEWNMRLALFLMLFVLVVGPTLFLFKSFVQNIGHYIYEFFELSFWTNTYKGVGEKTNWQNTWTVFYWAWWISWSPFVGIFIARISKGRTVKEFILGVLLVPTLFTFLWMSVFGGSAIYQELLGNHDITKAVKADVSTAVYYLLEQYPLTSFASIVTVLLVASFFVTSSDSGSFVVDTLTSGGRHDAPKGQKIFWASMEGLVAAVLLVGGGLTALQTASIITGLPFSIIIIVMCFSFYKSLKEYSEQNKDELKPLKKK, encoded by the coding sequence ATGTCGCAAACAAATACGAGAAGTGATCAGAAGGAATTTCTGGGGATTAAAGCTAACGGACCGGTATTTGTAACCTCTTTAGTAATTATTTTAGGATTAGTGCTTACCACTATCATAGTGGGTAAGCCTATGGAGAAGTGGTTTAATAACACACAAAACTACATTGCTGACCATGTGGGTTGGTTCTTCATATTATTGGTGAATGGGTTGCTTATATTTTCTCTTTTTCTTGGCTTTGGAAAGTTTAAGAACATAAGAATTGGCGGGCCAGATGCTAAACCAGAATTCTCTACTTTGGGCTGGTTTTCAATGCTTTTTAGTGCCGGTATGGGAATCGGCCTTTTGTTCTGGAGTGTTTCAGAACCTATTTTCCATTTTAACAGTAATCCCTTTTTAAAGAACCCTGAGAATAAGGTGGCTGCGGCCAAAGAGGCTATGGGCATTACCTTTTTGCATTGGGGCGTGCATGCCTGGGCGCTGTATGCTATCATAGGGCTCGCATTGGCTTTTTTCACTTTCAATAAGAAACTTCCTCTCACCATAAGGTCGGTTTTTCATCCGTTATTCGGAGATAAAATTCATGGCCCTATTGGAGATATAATCGATATTATAAGTGTTATAGCCACTCTTTTTGGTCTGGCCACTTCTTTGGGGCTGGGGGTAAAGCAGGTTAATGCAGGGCTAGAATACCTTTTCGGGGTAGAAAACAGTGAGATGGTACAAGTGATCCTTATTGTGGTGATTACCTTTTTCGCTACCTTATCTCTTATCTTAGGTATAGATAAAGGCATAAGAAAGCTTAGTGAATGGAACATGCGCCTGGCCCTGTTCTTAATGCTTTTCGTTCTGGTGGTGGGGCCTACGCTTTTCTTGTTTAAATCTTTTGTACAAAATATAGGTCATTATATCTACGAGTTTTTTGAGCTTAGTTTCTGGACTAATACATACAAAGGAGTGGGCGAAAAAACTAATTGGCAGAATACCTGGACGGTATTTTACTGGGCCTGGTGGATCTCATGGTCTCCATTTGTAGGTATTTTTATAGCCAGAATTTCTAAAGGAAGAACGGTTAAAGAGTTTATTTTAGGAGTGCTATTAGTACCTACCTTATTCACTTTCTTATGGATGTCTGTATTTGGGGGTAGTGCTATTTATCAGGAGTTATTAGGTAATCATGACATTACTAAGGCGGTAAAAGCCGATGTTTCTACAGCGGTATACTATTTACTGGAACAATATCCTTTAACCTCATTTGCATCTATAGTTACTGTGCTATTGGTGGCCAGTTTCTTTGTTACCTCATCAGATTCAGGCTCTTTTGTAGTAGATACGCTTACTTCAGGAGGGAGGCATGATGCGCCTAAAGGTCAAAAGATATTTTGGGCTTCAATGGAAGGGTTAGTGGCTGCTGTTCTTTTAGTGGGTGGCGGACTCACGGCTCTGCAGACGGCTTCCATTATTACCGGACTGCCTTTTTCCATCATTATTATAGTCATGTGCTTTAGCTTTTATAAATCACTAAAAGAATATAGTGAGCAAAATAAAGATGAGCTAAAACCGTTAAAAAAGAAATAA
- a CDS encoding cryptochrome/photolyase family protein gives MGKINIFWFRRDLRVDDNIGLYHAMEQDLPVLLLFIFDKNILNELPKNDARVTFIHHQLEALNEELKSKNTSIVTLYDTPENAWKSLIEEHDIHAVYTNHDYEPYAKERDEMVEKLLSDKDILFNTYKDQVILEKDEVVKDDGDPYVVFTPYSRQWKKKASKKHFESVPSALYFSNFYNHSSDLISLKEMGFEENNLEIPSDQVSESTLKQYAEKRDYPAVKGTSRLGIHLRFGTISIRKAASKAKQHSDTFLNELIWREFYQMILWHFPRVVNENFKTKYNAVNWRQSEKDFKKWCEGKTGYPMVDAGMRELNTTGYMHNRVRMVTASFLTKHLLIDWRWGEAYFAEKLLDYDLASNNGGWQWAAGTGTDAQPYFRIFNPESQLKKFDPELKYVKKWVPEYGTDQYPDPMVDHKEARERALSEYKTALNT, from the coding sequence ATGGGCAAGATCAATATTTTTTGGTTTAGAAGAGATTTACGTGTAGATGATAATATAGGACTTTATCATGCCATGGAGCAAGATTTACCCGTCCTACTGTTATTCATTTTCGATAAAAACATTCTTAATGAACTACCAAAAAATGATGCTCGAGTTACTTTCATACATCATCAGCTGGAAGCACTTAATGAAGAGTTAAAATCTAAAAACACTTCTATAGTCACCCTTTATGATACCCCTGAAAATGCCTGGAAATCGCTGATAGAAGAACATGACATTCATGCCGTGTACACCAACCACGATTATGAACCTTATGCAAAAGAAAGGGACGAGATGGTGGAGAAGCTCCTTAGCGATAAGGATATATTATTTAACACCTACAAAGATCAGGTAATACTGGAAAAAGATGAGGTAGTAAAAGATGATGGAGATCCTTATGTAGTTTTTACTCCTTACAGCAGACAGTGGAAGAAAAAGGCCTCTAAAAAACATTTTGAGAGCGTACCTTCGGCATTATATTTCAGCAATTTCTATAACCATAGCAGTGATTTAATCAGCCTCAAGGAGATGGGCTTTGAAGAAAATAACCTTGAAATACCTTCAGATCAGGTATCTGAAAGTACACTGAAGCAATATGCTGAAAAAAGAGATTATCCTGCGGTTAAGGGCACCTCAAGACTGGGTATTCATTTACGATTTGGAACTATAAGTATTAGAAAAGCCGCTTCAAAAGCCAAACAACATAGTGATACTTTCCTGAATGAATTAATATGGAGAGAATTTTATCAAATGATACTATGGCATTTCCCTCGCGTGGTTAATGAAAATTTCAAGACCAAGTATAATGCTGTGAACTGGCGCCAGAGTGAAAAAGACTTCAAAAAGTGGTGTGAAGGCAAAACCGGCTACCCTATGGTAGATGCCGGCATGCGTGAACTTAACACTACAGGCTATATGCATAACCGTGTGCGCATGGTTACGGCCAGCTTTCTTACCAAACATTTGCTCATAGACTGGCGCTGGGGAGAAGCCTATTTCGCAGAAAAGCTATTAGATTATGACTTAGCCTCTAACAATGGCGGCTGGCAATGGGCTGCAGGAACAGGCACTGATGCTCAACCTTATTTCAGAATATTCAACCCGGAATCACAGTTGAAAAAATTCGATCCTGAGCTCAAGTATGTAAAAAAGTGGGTGCCAGAGTATGGCACAGACCAATACCCAGATCCTATGGTAGATCATAAGGAAGCAAGAGAAAGAGCTCTTTCAGAATATAAAACAGCCCTAAACACATGA
- a CDS encoding sterol desaturase family protein: MSGAPLIIVCSLIVIGVFLFMEGVAWFAHKYIMHGFLWSWHRSHHKHHKHLLERNDLFAVVFSIPCISLFYYSTLVNYNPYLIAVSIGILCYGIFYMIFHDIIVHQRIKWWPKKRSKYLNRMIKAHHIHHKKHTKEDCEAFGFLYAPKKFEKRDLTQ, translated from the coding sequence ATGTCTGGCGCACCTCTCATTATAGTATGCTCATTAATAGTAATAGGCGTATTCCTTTTTATGGAAGGCGTGGCTTGGTTTGCCCATAAATACATTATGCATGGTTTTTTATGGAGCTGGCACCGCTCTCACCATAAACATCACAAACATCTGCTAGAGAGAAATGACCTTTTCGCCGTAGTATTTAGCATTCCCTGCATTAGTCTCTTTTACTATTCTACTTTGGTTAATTATAATCCATACCTTATAGCGGTAAGTATAGGCATATTGTGCTATGGCATTTTTTATATGATCTTTCATGATATTATAGTGCACCAGCGTATAAAATGGTGGCCTAAGAAAAGATCAAAATATTTGAATAGAATGATAAAAGCTCATCATATTCATCATAAAAAACATACTAAAGAAGACTGTGAGGCTTTTGGCTTTTTGTATGCTCCAAAAAAGTTTGAAAAAAGAGACCTTACCCAATAA